TTTAGCTTTTCCCAGAAAAGTCTTGCGCCAAGTTCGGTCCAGTGATTTTGATCAAAATACATAAAATCTCCATCAACATAAAACTGACAGCCATCCAAACAAAAAACTTCATTCACATCAACATAAATAACATCTAAATCTTGCGACAAAAGCTTAAGGTGCTTTACATCAACAGACCTTATCAATTTGATATTATCAAGAAAAGAATTCATGCCAACAAAAGACTTATATTCTTTCGTTATAACATTAATTGACACCCAGTCTGAGCCTAAAATAGGCTTAGGGCCGAAAAAAATAATTTTAATATTTGGATTTACAGCTTTAATTTCTGCTAAATTTTTTCTATAGTTTTGAAGCTCGTTTAGCGATGCCAAATCCTTCATCCAATATGACGAGTATACAAGAATATCGGCGTTCTTTAAGTCCCGCGAAATCATTAGCTTATCAAATGCATTTTTGCAATATTTGGCGCTTTCTGAGTGCTCGCTCTTTGCAACATTAAAAGCCGTGCAACGAGGATCGGTTTGATAAATTTTCACACCAATCCTATTGTCATTTCGTATAGATTTATATATATCGAACCCCTGACTATCTCCATAAACTAGAACTTTAATTGAAGCATCTTCAAAATTCTTTTCCAAGCTTCCTGCCCAATACTTAGCGCGCTCGACCTTAATAGCTTGCTCATCCATAACAATATTGGATTTATTTGGCTCGTACCTAAAAGCCAAGCCTCCTTTATTATATGTATAATAACCAAGACATCCTAAAACAATCATTAACATCAAGAGCAAAACTATCTTGGTTTTATTGTTCTTATTTAAACGCATAGGCATTTCAATAAACCTATATGTCAACCAAGCCAAAACTATGGATAAAATTACCGTGCTAATACGAAGCGCCCGGCTAGGAGTCTCCCCCTCCACAATCCTAACAAAAGACAGTAATGGCCAATGCCATAAATACAAGGGGAAACTTATTAGCCCAAACCAAACCATCAATCGATTGGATAACACCGTACTATTAAACCAAGCTTGGGGCCCTGCAAAAATAATAAATACCGCCCCCAGCACAGGTATAACAGCCCAAGCGCCAGGAAAATTTAAATTTTTATTGATGAAAAAAAATCCGCAAAAAAGCAAAAACACACCAAGAAAAGAAAATGAATTAGAAAGAATTTTTTTATAGAACCCTTCTTTCTCAGATGCAATAGAGGAAAACAGCTCGTTCATTTCAACCGAACTAAAACTAACTTTTTTATAAATATTAAACCACGCCAATAAACTACCGCATAACAATTCCCAAAACCGAGTCTGCGGAAAATAAAAAGTCGCTATACTATTCTCATTCACACCCTGAAGATTAAGATAAAATGATAGGCACGCAAAAATTATTGAGGTAATTAAAAGGCTAAATTTACTTTTCCATGCAATCCACAACAACAAGGGCCATACAATATAAAACTGCTCTTCAATTGCCAAGCTCCACAAATGCAATAGTGGTTTCGTTTCAGCAGAGTTATCAAAATAATTAGCTTCATTCCACAAGACAACATTAGAAACAAAACTCGCGCCAGCAGCAACATGCTTGCCTAGCTGTTTATATTCTTCAGCAATTAATATAAACCACCCAATAGCATAACTTGCAATTAATATCATTATAAGAGAAGGAAAAATACGCTTGATGCGTCGCGTATAAAACTCTAGGAAACTGAACATTCCCTTGTCTAAATTTTCGAAAATAATTGTTGAAATTAGATATCCCGATATAACAAAAAAAATATCAACGCCTGTAAAACCGCCCTTAACCCAATCAGGAAAAGCGTGGAAAGCAACAACTGAAAGAATCGCGACTGCCCTTAAACCATCTATATCAGAACGATATTTTGGAGAGCTGTAAGTCAAAGAATACGACATTAAAAAACCAACCTAAAATTTATGGATTTAAACATTACACCCTCTCTTTTTTCTTAAACAAAATCTAATTCATCATACAAAACCAATAATTATTAATAAAAACAATTTTCCACTTTTACTCCCACTCAATCGTCGCGGGTGGTTTGCCCGATATGTCATACACCACACGTGAAATGCCATCGACTTCATTGATGATACGACGCGAGGCTTCATCTAATAATTCATACGGCAGATGCGCCCAATGTGCTGTCATGAAATCTACAGTTTGTACTGCACGTAAACTGACGACGTAATCATATTTGCGGCCATCGCCCATGACGCCGACTGATTTTACGGGCAAAAATACAGTGAAGGCTTGTGAGACTTTTTCGTACCAGCCGGTTTCGCGCAGGATGCTGATAAAAATATCATCCGCTTTGCGCAATACATCGGCGTATTCTTTTTTTACTTCGCCCAAGATGCGCACGCCGAGACCAGGCCCGGGGAATGGGTGGCGATAGACCATTTCATAAGGTAAGCCAAGTTCTAAACCCACTTTGCGTACTTCGTCTTTAAATAATTCGCGTAACGGTTCGATGAGTTTTAATTTCATATCAGCAGGCAGGCCGCCGACGTTATGATGCGATTTGATGACGTGCGCTTTGCCAGTTTTTGAACCAGCAGATTCGATCACGTCTGGATAAATAGTGCCTTGTGCTAACCACTGGGCATTTTGTATTTTGCGCGATTCTTCTTCAAAAATTCTGATAAACAATGTGCCGATGACTTTGCGTTTTGCTTCAGGATCGCTAACACCTTTTAAGCCATCTAAGAAACGTTGTTCTGCGTCGACGCGAATAACGCGGATGCCCATGTGTTTAGCAAACGTGGCCATCACTTGATCGCCTTCGTTTAAACGCAATAAGCCATTATCAACAAATACACAGGTGAGTTGGTCGCCAATGGCTTTGTGTAATAAGGCCGCGACCACAGATGAATCTACGCCACCGGATAAACCCAGTATCACGGGATCTTTGCCGACTTGTGCGCGCACGCTTTCGATATTCGCATCAATAATATTACTGGCGGTCCATTGCGCGGAACAAAAACAAATTTCGCGCACGAAGCGTTCGATGATGCGTTGACCTTGCAAGGTGTGCGTAACTTCAGGATGAAATTGTAAACCGTAAAAACCACGGCCTTCATCGGCCATGCCGGCAATCGGTGCGCTGCTGGTGCTCGCAATAATTTTAAAATTTTCGGGGAGCTTGGTGACTTTGTCACCGTGACTCATCCACACATCTAAGGTTGCGCTGCCATCTGCGTGCGTTTTATCTTCGATGCTGTGCAACAAGCGTGAGTGTTCATTAATTTTTACTTCGGCATATCCAAATTCGCGTTGACCTGACGCTGATACTTGACCGCCTAATTGTGCGGCCATGGTTTGCATGCCGTAACAAATACCTAACACGGGCACGCCTAATTCAAACACGATATTTGGTGCGCGAAATTCTGCGTTTAAATTAACGGATTCGGGGCCACCCGATAAAATAATGCCGTTAGGTTTAAAGGCTTTGATAGCATCGCTGCTGCAATCAAACGCATAAATTTCTGAATACACGCCAACTTCGCGCACACGCCGTGCGATAAGCTGGGTGTATTGCGAACCGAAATCCAGAATGAGAATTTTCTGGGCATGAATATCACGACTCATTTTATTTTTTTATCCAGCAACAGCGCAGTGATTAAGATTCCACACGATAGTTTGGCGCTTCTTTAACAATCGCCACATCGTGCACATGTGATTCACGCATACCCGCCGAGGTGATTTTTACAAACTTCGGTTTGTTACGCATTTCTTCAATGTTTGCACAACCCACATAACCCATGCTGGAACGCAAGCCACCGAGTAATTGATGCACAATTGATTTTAATGGGCCTTTATACGCGACGCGGCCTTCAATACCTTCGGGCACTAATTTATCTAATTCGGTTTGGCCTTCTTGAAAATAACGATCGCTAGAACCTTGTTGCATTGCACCTAAAGAACCCATGCCGCGATACGATTTATAAGAACGGCCTTGGAATAATTCAATTTCACCGGGTGCTTCTTCGGTGCCCGCAAACATGGAACCTAACATGATGGTGTTTGCACCTGCTGCAATCGCTTTGGCAATATCACCTGAAAAACGAATGCCGCCATCAGAGATTAAAGGTACGCCGCTGCCTTTTAACGCTTTCGCAACATGTTGAATGGCAGAAATTTGTGGCACGCCTACGCCCGCAACAATACGGGTAGTGCAAATAGAACCGGGACCAATGCCGACTTTCACTGCATCTGCGCCGTACTTCACTAAATCTAATGCTGCTTCTGCGGTGGCGATGTTGCCGCCAATCACTTGTACATTCGGATAATGTTTTTTCACCCACTGCACACGTTCTAATACGCCAGTGGAATGACCATGTGCGGTATCAACAACAATCACGTCAACACCCGCATTCACTAATGCTTCAACACGTTCTTCAGTACCAACACCCACACCCACTGCTGCGCCCACCAATAAGCGACCATAACTATCTTTCGCAGCGTTGGGATAATCTTCGGCTTTTTGAATATCTTTAACGGTGATCATGCCGCGTAATGCAAACGCTTCTGTGACTACGAGAATTTTTTCGATGCGGTGTTGATGCAACAAAGCGATGATTTCCGTTTGCGGTGCGCCTTCACGCACCGTGATCAAACGATCTTTTTTAGTCATCACACTGCTGACAGGTGCATCGAGTTTGGATTCAAAACGTAAATCGCGATTAGTGACAATGCCTTCGAGCTGGCCATTACGCGCCACCGGTACGCCAGAAATACCATGCTCGCGAGTAATCGCTAAGACTTCACGAATGGTGGTTTCGGGAGTCACAGTAATGGGATCTTTGATCACGCCGCTTTCATATTTTTTAGTGCGCAACACTTCGGCAGCTTGTTTTTCTACCGACATGTTTTTATGAATAACCCCAATACCACCTTCACTCGCTAAGGCAATCGCCAAGCGTGCTTCAGTAACCGTATCCATGGCAGCGGATATCAAAGGAATGTTGAGGCGAATATCGCGCGTTAATTGACAGCGTAAGTCGACTTCTTTAGGTAACACATCGGAACGCGCGGGTTGTAATAATACGTCATCGAACGTGAGTGCTTCTTCCAAGCCTTGCGTCATATTGATCAGCCTCAGTGGGTGATGGCGCGGAAAGTAAGCGCGCGATTATATCGGTTGGCCTAGTGACTTGGCCAGCGCATATACTAGCGCCTGCGAATTTATCCTGACGCGGTCACAGCTGGAAAACCACACTCTCATGAACGAAATATCCTCCAACACATTTGGCAACGCCCCACGCGACACCGTTTATAGCGTTTCCGAGCTAAATCAAGCGGTGAATCAGCTGTTGACCCAGGCTTTGCCGCTGGTGTGGGTGGAAGGTGAAATTTCCAATTTGGCGCGGCCTGGCTCCGGTCATTGGTATTTTTCGCTAAAAGACGCCGACGCGCAGGTCAAAGCGGCGATGTTTCGCAACCGCAATATGTATTGCCGCCATGTGCCGGAAAATGGCCAACGCGTGCGAATTCGGGCGCGCGTAGGTTTGTATGAACCGCGCGGGGAATATCAGCTGGTGGCCGAACACATGGAAACCGCTGGCGAAGGCGATTTGCAACACGCCTTTGAACGCTTAAAACAACAACTGGCGACCGAAGGTTTATTCAACCCCGATAACAAACTGGAAATTCCCGTTAGCCCGCGTTGCGTGGGAGTTATCACCTCGCCCACCGGCGCGGCCATTCGTGACGTATTAAGCGTCTTAAAACGCCGCTGTCCGTTGCTGGAAGTCATCATCTATCCGGTGGTTGTGCAAGGCGCAGAAGCGCCAGGCAGTATCGCCCGCGCCTTAACTATTGCCGCCTCTCGCGATGAATGCGAGGTTTTATTATTAGTCCGCGGCGGTGGCTCATTAGAAGACTTGCAGGCGTTTAACACCGAAGTAGTCGCCCGCACCCTCGCCGCCTGCCCGATTCCGGTGGTAAGTGGCGTGGGGCATGAAACCGATTTTACGATTGCGGATTTTGTGGCGGATTTACGCGCTGCCACGCCCTCAGCTGCTGCTGAATTGGTGAGCCCGAATAGCGCGGTATGGTTACGGGATTTACGCAATCTGCGTTTACGCTTAGCCGAGGCCTTAGATACGCAACTATATGATCAGCAACGGGAATTGCAGTATTTGCAACGTCGTTTAGGCGTGCAACATCCCGAACAACGCTTAGCTCGACATCAACAACGCATGGATGATCTACAGCAACGACTCCAACGGGTACGCCTGCAAATCATGCAACGCGCACAGCTGCAGGTACAGCATTTACACAATCGCCTGCAACAACAAGCGCCCGCCAACCGTTTACAACAACATCGCTTGCGACTCGCTAACAGTTATGAACGTTTACAATTTCGCATACGTCACTATTTACAGCAGCAACAGCAACAACTCGCTTTGTTAAATCGCAGTTTAAACAGCATCAGTCCTTTAAAAACACTGGAACGAGGTTATGCGATTGTGACGGATCCGTTACAAAATCGTACGGTGCAAGACGCACAACAAACGCATGCACAACAACAGCTGCGCATTCGTTTAGCCCGTGGTGAACTGCAAGTGCGTGTGGAAAAAAACAGCGATTAAATACAAGACCGCGTCTAGCCCACGCATAGCACACTAGTTAATTATGCGAAACGACCGCGCCAAGACCACTAGGCTATTGAACCCAACCGATGATTGCGCTCTAATAGCCACCCTTTTTTGCAAATCTGGACAGGGTTAGGACATGGCAGCCAAAAAGAAACCGGTGAAAAAAACCACCGCCAAAACGACCCCCGTGAAAAAAACTGCGGTTACTAAAAAAGTGGCAGCGCCTAAAGCGGCCGCCAAACCTGTGAGCAAAAAAACGCCCGCTAAAATTACAGCCAAGCCCACTGCGAAAACGGCAAAACCCGTCGCTAAGCCGGTGGCACAAAAAGTCGCGCCTATTAAAATAGCGCCCACTCCCATTGCAACCCAAAAGAAACCTAGCGTGAGCAAAGACACTATCGCGACCACCAAAACTGTTGAAAAGAAACCATCTGCTACTAGTTCCGTTAAGCGCAAAACCGGCGCACGTGCGAATGGCTCTAACGATGTTTCACAATTAATCGACTTCACTCCTTATGAAATCAAAAAGGGTGAAGACTATATGAACAAAACTCAGTACGAACATTTCCGTCAAATTTTATTGAATTGGCAACGTAGCTTAATGGAAGAAGTAGATCGCACAGTGGGTCACATGAAAGATGACGCGATGAATTTTCCGGATCCCAATGATCGCGCTACTCAAGAAGAAGAATTTAGTTTGGAATTACGCGCACGTGATCGTGAACGTAAATTAATTAAAAAAATTGAAGAGTCTATAACCGCCATCAATAGTGAAGAATATGGTTATTGCAACGCCTGCGGCATCGAAATCGGTATACGTCGTTTGGAAGCACGACCAACCGCAAGCATGTGTATTGATTGCAAAACGTTAGACGAAATGAAAGAAAAACAAACACGCGCTTAAATCTTAAACCTGCATCATGCGTTTTAAAGCGCATGATGCATCTTAGTTCTTTCCCTGCTGCATTTAACTCATTCCTCGGCGCAACGTATGTACATCGGACGTTTTGCTCCTACTCCCAGCGGCCCTCTTCATTTTGGTTCTTTGATTACCGCCGTAGCGAGTTATTTAGACGCTAAAGCACAAGGCGGACAATGGTTAGTGCGGATCGAAGATATAGACACGCCACGGGTTATGCGCGGCGCGGCCGATGATATTTTACGCACCTTAGAAAGGTTTGGTTTGCACTGGGATGGAACCGTCATTTATCAAAGCCAACGACTAGATGTTTATCGTAATGCATTAAATCAATTAGCCGCACACAGCTATCCCTGTAGTTGTTCACGTCAAGAGTTACATGACCATTGTAAAATGGGACGTTATGGCCCTATTTACTCGGGCACATGTCGCACCCAAGCCCAACATCCAGCCCGCGAAATGGCGATACGTTTGCGCACGCACAATACCGCTATTTATTGTAGCGATGCAATTCAAGACGCTTATGCGCAATGTTTAGAAAGTGAGATCGGTGATTTTAATTTATTGCGCCGCGATGGTTATTACAGTTATCACTTAGCCGTGGTCGTTGATGATGCCGCGCAACATATTAGTCATGTTGTACGCGGTTATGATTTATTAGATTCAACTCCACGACAAATTTATTTACAGCAATGTTTAGGCTATAACACACCACACTACGCACATGTGCCGATTGCACTCGATGAGCAAGGTCAAAAATTGAGCAAACAAAATCATGCGGCGGCACTTAACAATAAACATATTTTGCAACAATTATTAGCTGCGTTGGTTTTTTTAGGCCAACCTACAATAGAATTTAATACACCCAAAAGCATCTTAGAAAATGCTATTAAATCTTGGCGCATAGCGACTGTGCCGCAACGCACACAAATGATGCCTATTAAATACTAATTCAAATAATTGACTTGCGCCTAGCGTCTACGCAACAGATAATAGATCTATAGTTGGCTTGTAATTTTTTACCGTTATTTGCAGCAGTATTTTTTGCGATTATTATTTAAATAACATTTGATCAACAAGGATATTGTCCTCATGAAACCCATACGCCTAATGCATCGTTTATTATCGCCTTTATTAAAATTCGCATTAATATTCGGCAGCTTATTGTTTTTAAATGCCTGCACACACGCATTAAAGCCAGTTGTGTTATATGACGACAACATTGCCTTTGATCAATATAAAAGTTTTGCATGGGCTTCAGATAAGCCTTATAGCGTGGCTACCGACTCTACCACTACCATGAGCCCGATGTTGCTCAAAAAAATTCAAAATAGTATCGAAGAAAAATTAATAGCGAAGGGTTATGCCAAAACTAACACGGAAGCCAATCCTGCCATAATAGTGTCGTTTACTGTGGGCTCACGCGATAAAATTCAGATCGATACTTATCCTAACGGGTTTTTTTATGGCGCACGTAGTTCTCGTAATCGTAGCGGTAGCGGTTATGGTTTTTGGGGGAATAATATTGTAGATGCTTACAGTTATCGCGAAGGTACTTTAACCATTGATATATTTGACGCGCAAAGCAAAGAACCTATTTGGAGCGGTGCTGTTTCAAAAAAATTATATGGCGATGTGCAAAACAGAGCTGATGCAATTATTAACGATGTAGTGAATACTATTTTAACGCCATTTCCACCTCAACCTAAAACCAAATAAGTTAACTCCCTTGAATCATCATTTATTTCTACACTGCCGCGCAGGCTTCGAAAAAGAATGCGCGGCAGAAATCACTGAACTTGCTGCGGGTCATAATATTAATGGTTACGCCAAAACCAGTGACAACCAAGCCTATGTATTATTCATCATCAATAGTGCAGCTGATGGCATCACGCTATTAGAAAAATTACCTTTCACTAAAGTATGTTTTACGCGTCAATGGTTTGTAGGCTTGCATCAAGCCACTGAATTATTAGTCACAGATCGCGTCAGCAGCATCTTAGCGATTGCAGAACAATTGCCCGCCGTTAATGAAGTGTTTGTAGAAACGTTTGACACGAATGATGGCAAAGAATTATCCACACTCGCTCGCAAACTCAACGGTCCTATTTTAGGTGCATTGCAAAAAACCGCTAACTGGCAAAGCAATGCGCTGTATCGTTTACACGTAGTGCTTATTAATGGCACCAGCGCTTGGATAGGTGTGAGTTTGCGCGACAATAGCAGTGAATGGCCGATGGGCATTCCGCGTTTACGTTTAGCTCATGCCGCGCCTAGTCGATCCGCCTTAAAACTTGAAGAAGCCTGGCATTTATTTATACCGGATAAAGAACGCACACGCCGTTTGAGTGCAAAACATCGTGCTGTTGATTTAGGTGCTGCGCCAGGCGGTTGGTCATGGCAATTAACGCAACTGGGCATGCATGTGATCGCGGTTGATAACGGCCCTTTGCAAGCCGCGTTATTAGAAAGCGGTAAAGTTATTCATATACGTCACGATGCATTTCGTTTTCAACCCGAAAAACCTGTGCATTGGTTAGTCTGCGACATGGTTGAACAACCTAATCGCGTGGCAGAGTTGATGGCACAATGGTTTGTTAATCAATGGTGTCAAGAAGCTATCTTTAATTTAAAATTACCGATGAAAAAACGTTACCTTGCATTGCAAGATGCACTCGAACGAATTCATCGCATTACTCGGACGGCGCGTTTACGTTTAGAGATAAATTACAAACAGCTGTATCACGATCGTGAAGAAGTCACCGTCTACGCCCGTTATTAACACAAGGGAACAATATGGCTGATCATCTAGATTCTGTTTTAATAGAAAATCGACGTTTCCCGCCCGCAAAAAACTTTAGTCAACACGCAACTTTAAAAAATACTGATGTTGCCGCATTGAAACAGCAAGCTGAAACTGATTTTATTGGTTTTTGGGATCAACTTGCTACTCGTCATTTAGATTGGCAAACACCCTACACCCGCGTTTTAGATGATAGTCGTGCGCCATTTTATGAATGGTTTACAGGTGGCAAAATCAATGTCAGCGCCAATTGTTTGGATCGTCATTTAAAAACACGCGGCGATAAAACCGCGATTATTTTTGAAGGTGAGCCTGGCGATATACGCAAACTCACTTATCGCGAACTACATCGTGAAGTCAGTCAATTTGCGAATGTTTTAATCTCATTAGGCATACAGCTGGGCGATCGCGTTGTCATTTATATGCCGATGGTGCCAGAAGCTGTTATTGCTATGCAGGCTTGTGCGCGTATTGGCGCGATTCATTCAGTAGTATTCGGCGGATTTTCTGCCGAGTCACTTAAAGATCGTATTGAAAATGCCGGCGCAAAATTATTAATTACGGCTGATGGCGGCCATCGCGGCGGCAAAATTATTCCTTTAAAAGAAACGACGGACAAAGCGTTAGCCGCGGGCTGCGCGACTATTGAAAATGTCGTGGTATTGCAACGTACGCATAACAACGTTTCCATGCACGCGCAGCGTGATCACCAACATCATCATTGGTGGCATACATTGATGCAATCCGCTGCAACGGAATGCGCACCCGTGTGGGTTGATAGTGAGCATCCCTTATTTTTACTTTACACCTCAGGTTCAACCGGCAAACCTAAAGGCATTCAACACAGTAGCGCCGGTTATTTACTGTGGTCTTTATTAACTAATCTATGGGTATTTGATTTAAAAGATACCGATATTTTTTGGTGTACTGCCGATGTCGGCTGGATTACGGGTCATAGTTATGTCACGTATGGTCCACTGGCAGCGGGTGCAACGATTGTTATGTATGAAGGTGCACCCACTATTCCAGATGCCGGTCGTTTTTGGAAAATTTGCCAAGATCATCACGTGAGTATTTTTTATACTGCGCCCACCGCCTTGCGTGCATTAATGAAATTGGGTGATGACATTCCTGCGCAATATGATTTATCAAAGTTACGTTTACTCGGCAGTGTCGGTGAACCGATTAATCCGGAAGCATGGATGTGGTATCACAACATCATTGGTCATGAGCGTTGTCCGATTGTAGATACATGGTGGCAAACAGAAACCGGCGCACATATGTTAGCGCCTGTCCCGGGTGTGACGACTACTAAGCCTGGTTCTTGCACACAAGCATTGCCCGGTATTTTTGCAGCTGTAGTCGATGATCACGGTGAAAGAATTACTCACGCAAATCAAGGTGGTTATCTTGTTATCACTAAACCATGGCCGGGCATGTTGCGAAATATATGGGGCGACTC
Above is a genomic segment from Gammaproteobacteria bacterium containing:
- the dksA gene encoding RNA polymerase-binding protein DksA, coding for MAAKKKPVKKTTAKTTPVKKTAVTKKVAAPKAAAKPVSKKTPAKITAKPTAKTAKPVAKPVAQKVAPIKIAPTPIATQKKPSVSKDTIATTKTVEKKPSATSSVKRKTGARANGSNDVSQLIDFTPYEIKKGEDYMNKTQYEHFRQILLNWQRSLMEEVDRTVGHMKDDAMNFPDPNDRATQEEEFSLELRARDRERKLIKKIEESITAINSEEYGYCNACGIEIGIRRLEARPTASMCIDCKTLDEMKEKQTRA
- a CDS encoding exodeoxyribonuclease VII large subunit, whose product is MNEISSNTFGNAPRDTVYSVSELNQAVNQLLTQALPLVWVEGEISNLARPGSGHWYFSLKDADAQVKAAMFRNRNMYCRHVPENGQRVRIRARVGLYEPRGEYQLVAEHMETAGEGDLQHAFERLKQQLATEGLFNPDNKLEIPVSPRCVGVITSPTGAAIRDVLSVLKRRCPLLEVIIYPVVVQGAEAPGSIARALTIAASRDECEVLLLVRGGGSLEDLQAFNTEVVARTLAACPIPVVSGVGHETDFTIADFVADLRAATPSAAAELVSPNSAVWLRDLRNLRLRLAEALDTQLYDQQRELQYLQRRLGVQHPEQRLARHQQRMDDLQQRLQRVRLQIMQRAQLQVQHLHNRLQQQAPANRLQQHRLRLANSYERLQFRIRHYLQQQQQQLALLNRSLNSISPLKTLERGYAIVTDPLQNRTVQDAQQTHAQQQLRIRLARGELQVRVEKNSD
- the rlmM gene encoding 23S rRNA (cytidine(2498)-2'-O)-methyltransferase RlmM; the encoded protein is MNHHLFLHCRAGFEKECAAEITELAAGHNINGYAKTSDNQAYVLFIINSAADGITLLEKLPFTKVCFTRQWFVGLHQATELLVTDRVSSILAIAEQLPAVNEVFVETFDTNDGKELSTLARKLNGPILGALQKTANWQSNALYRLHVVLINGTSAWIGVSLRDNSSEWPMGIPRLRLAHAAPSRSALKLEEAWHLFIPDKERTRRLSAKHRAVDLGAAPGGWSWQLTQLGMHVIAVDNGPLQAALLESGKVIHIRHDAFRFQPEKPVHWLVCDMVEQPNRVAELMAQWFVNQWCQEAIFNLKLPMKKRYLALQDALERIHRITRTARLRLEINYKQLYHDREEVTVYARY
- the guaA gene encoding glutamine-hydrolyzing GMP synthase, encoding MSRDIHAQKILILDFGSQYTQLIARRVREVGVYSEIYAFDCSSDAIKAFKPNGIILSGGPESVNLNAEFRAPNIVFELGVPVLGICYGMQTMAAQLGGQVSASGQREFGYAEVKINEHSRLLHSIEDKTHADGSATLDVWMSHGDKVTKLPENFKIIASTSSAPIAGMADEGRGFYGLQFHPEVTHTLQGQRIIERFVREICFCSAQWTASNIIDANIESVRAQVGKDPVILGLSGGVDSSVVAALLHKAIGDQLTCVFVDNGLLRLNEGDQVMATFAKHMGIRVIRVDAEQRFLDGLKGVSDPEAKRKVIGTLFIRIFEEESRKIQNAQWLAQGTIYPDVIESAGSKTGKAHVIKSHHNVGGLPADMKLKLIEPLRELFKDEVRKVGLELGLPYEMVYRHPFPGPGLGVRILGEVKKEYADVLRKADDIFISILRETGWYEKVSQAFTVFLPVKSVGVMGDGRKYDYVVSLRAVQTVDFMTAHWAHLPYELLDEASRRIINEVDGISRVVYDISGKPPATIEWE
- a CDS encoding DUF4136 domain-containing protein → MKPIRLMHRLLSPLLKFALIFGSLLFLNACTHALKPVVLYDDNIAFDQYKSFAWASDKPYSVATDSTTTMSPMLLKKIQNSIEEKLIAKGYAKTNTEANPAIIVSFTVGSRDKIQIDTYPNGFFYGARSSRNRSGSGYGFWGNNIVDAYSYREGTLTIDIFDAQSKEPIWSGAVSKKLYGDVQNRADAIINDVVNTILTPFPPQPKTK
- a CDS encoding acyltransferase; this translates as MSYSLTYSSPKYRSDIDGLRAVAILSVVAFHAFPDWVKGGFTGVDIFFVISGYLISTIIFENLDKGMFSFLEFYTRRIKRIFPSLIMILIASYAIGWFILIAEEYKQLGKHVAAGASFVSNVVLWNEANYFDNSAETKPLLHLWSLAIEEQFYIVWPLLLWIAWKSKFSLLITSIIFACLSFYLNLQGVNENSIATFYFPQTRFWELLCGSLLAWFNIYKKVSFSSVEMNELFSSIASEKEGFYKKILSNSFSFLGVFLLFCGFFFINKNLNFPGAWAVIPVLGAVFIIFAGPQAWFNSTVLSNRLMVWFGLISFPLYLWHWPLLSFVRIVEGETPSRALRISTVILSIVLAWLTYRFIEMPMRLNKNNKTKIVLLLMLMIVLGCLGYYTYNKGGLAFRYEPNKSNIVMDEQAIKVERAKYWAGSLEKNFEDASIKVLVYGDSQGFDIYKSIRNDNRIGVKIYQTDPRCTAFNVAKSEHSESAKYCKNAFDKLMISRDLKNADILVYSSYWMKDLASLNELQNYRKNLAEIKAVNPNIKIIFFGPKPILGSDWVSINVITKEYKSFVGMNSFLDNIKLIRSVDVKHLKLLSQDLDVIYVDVNEVFCLDGCQFYVDGDFMYFDQNHWTELGARLFWEKL
- the gluQRS gene encoding tRNA glutamyl-Q(34) synthetase GluQRS, producing MYIGRFAPTPSGPLHFGSLITAVASYLDAKAQGGQWLVRIEDIDTPRVMRGAADDILRTLERFGLHWDGTVIYQSQRLDVYRNALNQLAAHSYPCSCSRQELHDHCKMGRYGPIYSGTCRTQAQHPAREMAIRLRTHNTAIYCSDAIQDAYAQCLESEIGDFNLLRRDGYYSYHLAVVVDDAAQHISHVVRGYDLLDSTPRQIYLQQCLGYNTPHYAHVPIALDEQGQKLSKQNHAAALNNKHILQQLLAALVFLGQPTIEFNTPKSILENAIKSWRIATVPQRTQMMPIKY
- the guaB gene encoding IMP dehydrogenase; amino-acid sequence: MTQGLEEALTFDDVLLQPARSDVLPKEVDLRCQLTRDIRLNIPLISAAMDTVTEARLAIALASEGGIGVIHKNMSVEKQAAEVLRTKKYESGVIKDPITVTPETTIREVLAITREHGISGVPVARNGQLEGIVTNRDLRFESKLDAPVSSVMTKKDRLITVREGAPQTEIIALLHQHRIEKILVVTEAFALRGMITVKDIQKAEDYPNAAKDSYGRLLVGAAVGVGVGTEERVEALVNAGVDVIVVDTAHGHSTGVLERVQWVKKHYPNVQVIGGNIATAEAALDLVKYGADAVKVGIGPGSICTTRIVAGVGVPQISAIQHVAKALKGSGVPLISDGGIRFSGDIAKAIAAGANTIMLGSMFAGTEEAPGEIELFQGRSYKSYRGMGSLGAMQQGSSDRYFQEGQTELDKLVPEGIEGRVAYKGPLKSIVHQLLGGLRSSMGYVGCANIEEMRNKPKFVKITSAGMRESHVHDVAIVKEAPNYRVES